DNA from Brassica napus cultivar Da-Ae chromosome C4, Da-Ae, whole genome shotgun sequence:
TACAAGAGAATAGAGAAGCATACCTGTGAAATGGCAAGCCACTGAAGCATGATCTTTACTTCTGGATCGCCTCCAAACACACCACAACCCCAGTTCCCTGTAGCTACAccaatcttcttctcttcatgaTCAATACACAATCTCTCCGAGCATTCTACAACTTGGCTCCCTGAAGCTGATGATGGAAGAGTACCCGCTTGATGTTTACACTGATGCAAGTATCCAGTAAAAGCCTTGTTAACCTCCCGAAGGAGGCCATCAGGTTTGTACTGTCTCCTTCCTGGCCGAGGAATGGCATCTATAGCTACAACTCTAGTTCTTCGCCTCATGTAACTTTCTAGTTCCTTGTTGTTTAAGTAATCACCAGCAAATTGGAAGGAAGATCCAAACCTGAACCATGTTTTATTGAGAActtataacaataaaattattatatctaaTTAATTGGTAGTTAATTACCCTGTGTATAGTGTAAATCTTTCAGCACCAACAATCTCAATTGCTTCATTTTTATCCATACGAGGCAAGAATAACATTCCAGCTATGAGTTCTGGATTCATCATGAATCTTATTTCTTCCTATATAGAAAGGTGTCTTCAGTACATTATATCATCATATTCAGAATAACATGAAAGAAGGTAGTAACATTTTCAGACCTGTAGACATCCATGACGAAAAGTAAGACCTCCAAAATATTCATCAGCAAACTCTACCTCAAGAGTTTCACCGGGTTGGTCTTCTATAACTCCAGTGGAGTGAACCTACTCTCCAGTAAAGACATGAGTCAAGAGAATGGAGTTGGAAGTAAAGAACACTTAACATGTTGCTATGTATTAGGACATCCATATAGGAATTGGAAGGAATCTTAggtaatatataatttacatatcaCCAAATGGTTTTACGTTGGAAATCCATCCATCTAACGTAACATAACTTTACCTGAACGGAACAAAGCGGGGTGGTGGATTTGGCCCAGTACTCAGCCTCAGGATAAGAGACATAGTTCGGATTGTACTCCAGAGGAAGAACTTTCCTTTCAAATGAAACAAAGCCTCTTGGCATACATTGACATACCCTTTCAAAGTAATGGACAATGCACCTTATTTTGCTTTCTTGTTTCATGCACTGACGTGTATACAGAGACctgaaaacacacaaaagaagGATTTGTAACTTTGGGAAGTGTAATTGTTACTTGTGAGGATAAGGATGGAGCCAACATACCAAAACAGTTCATCAAAGTTGATTCCTTGAAGATGCTTTAAGCGTCTGCCAACTTCAGGGAACAGACAAAAGAAGGAACATGCAAGAAGAGCTGCAATCAACTCCTACACAAGACCAAAAGATAATACCGAATCATGAGAAATGCAACATAGCACATGCATATTATTAGCTTACTACTCATCTTTTTGACTCAGTGAGAACATACCTGGCTAAGAAACACAATCCCAGCTTCTTGTGGACCTAATAAACGAAGCCCGGAAGTAACTGTTGGACCAATATGTTATTGGTTATATGTGAAAACGAAATGGGCCATTGGGCCAATCATCTAATAAGCCTTTGAGGCATGATGATTAATGAATGGAAGGAGAGAAAGTCCCACATCGGGGAGAACTGGAACAAAtgaggagtatatatatgtactcACTCTAACTCTTGTTCAAATGGCGCACATGAGAGGATAGGCTCGCCCTCCACACGCGCGCCACCACTGTCCGGCCGGCTCGGCGTGGTCTTGGCTCTTGGTGAttttttttggaccaagttaagctcaacgttttgccatttaattcccgaaaaacgacatgcattttattttaaacaacacgtagttcgtttaaaaacaacacgctGTCTCTCTTCTTGACGATAAGTTTAAACGAAAAAAAATCTTGCGGAGGAAGTTTCGTAACGCCTCGCCTCCGAGATCCTCGCGAGATTTCCGCGCACGTGCGGCATCAGTTACGGaaagtggctcgtcttctcttaTTTATAAACTCGTCTCCTCCTTCATTTCTCAAAAAGTTTTTACGCAACCAAAAATCACCAGATCCCTCAACGTAAGTCTAGAGAGTGTtgcgtagagtttatagttcgatagggcgatcacgagtgaggcatgattcgtctgccatggttgtatcatgggactctatattcgtacagtcccgtctcactaacggagcgaatattttgagttaaggaaatagatcatatctcgactccatgtctctttgcgaatacgatttcttatcgttcttgtattcgtcttttacattcgtttatttccttaacatcgcttttattcTATCGTTTATGTCAGTCCGATTTTCCGGCTTTTACAATCTTAACTCAAAATCGCTTTATGTCTAAAGCACGAATCGGGTTGAAGAACGATTTATAAAAACGGGTTTTGGAACcgagtttgcgatttgctttctagcacttccgcgaaacgtttatTCTTATTTCATAACGgggtttgcgatttgctttccagaacttccgcgaaacgtttatTCTTATTTCATaaccgtgtttgcgatttgctttttagcacttccgcgaaacgtttatTGTTTATTTCATTACGCTTTGCGGATTGCATTCTAGCATTTTTCGCAAAACGTTTTTGATACATACTTAAAACGTTATATACATGAATCGTTTCAGTAACCGCTTTCTTAAgcgagtttgtgaaacattctaagtctatCAAAATGTTTTCTGCGAATGCTTTTAAGCAAGTTTGCAAAACGTTTTCTCAAGacttatatcgatatgatttggtacaaacaccaaaaatgaacatcgattttaaactattatttttctttaaaataatatgttatttgttgaatGGAGTACTGATTCGTCTTCATGGTTTTCTCTACAGGAAAAACAATGACGaacgataacaacacccccattgaCACAACAAATGTCAATCAGACTCCACTCAACGTTGCAGCAACTGATGCAACCGTGACAAACGTTGGAAACATCACAGCGTCAACAACAAGCACTATCCTCCCTGCGGgaaatgctgctgatgaaaccactcgctgtagcctattcggtgctggtctttatcagacgggttcagtatcagcaactgcaagtggtccggtgccagttcaaactcctccgaCTGTACCTAGCTT
Protein-coding regions in this window:
- the LOC106394028 gene encoding probable poly(ADP-ribose) glycohydrolase 2 isoform X2 translates to MEKREDFRSMLQYLPLVFQSSSLVWPPSLEQELQTMSTGPSESMVISGEALALRITSMRRSLSLNVSYLAPYASQGYALFFDEKISREESAKFFGEVVPALCGLVIQMPSLLEMHYQKADYVLDGITSGLRLLGPQEAGIVFLSQELIAALLACSFFCLFPEVGRRLKHLQGINFDELFWSLYTRQCMKQESKIRCIVHYFERVCQCMPRGFVSFERKVLPLEYNPNYVSYPEAEYWAKSTTPLCSVQVHSTGVIEDQPGETLEVEFADEYFGGLTFRHGCLQEEIRFMMNPELIAGMLFLPRMDKNEAIEIVGAERFTLYTGFGSSFQFAGDYLNNKELESYMRRRTRVVAIDAIPRPGRRQYKPDGLLREVNKAFTGYLHQCKHQAGTLPSSASGSQVVECSERLCIDHEEKKIGVATGNWGCGVFGGDPEVKIMLQWLAISQSGRPFMSYYTFGLQALQNVNQVVERIGLQEMNVGELWSKLVEYSTERFSRRTKLGFFSWLITSHSLPPIE
- the LOC106394028 gene encoding probable poly(ADP-ribose) glycohydrolase 2 isoform X1; translated protein: MEKREDFRSMLQYLPLVFQSSSLVWPPSLEQELQTMSTGPSESMVISGEALALRITSMRRSLSLNVSYLAPYASQGYALFFDEKISREESAKFFGEVVPALCGLVIQMPSLLEMHYQKADYVLDGVTSGLRLLGPQEAGIVFLSQELIAALLACSFFCLFPEVGRRLKHLQGINFDELFWSLYTRQCMKQESKIRCIVHYFERVCQCMPRGFVSFERKVLPLEYNPNYVSYPEAEYWAKSTTPLCSVQVHSTGVIEDQPGETLEVEFADEYFGGLTFRHGCLQEEIRFMMNPELIAGMLFLPRMDKNEAIEIVGAERFTLYTGFGSSFQFAGDYLNNKELESYMRRRTRVVAIDAIPRPGRRQYKPDGLLREVNKAFTGYLHQCKHQAGTLPSSASGSQVVECSERLCIDHEEKKIGVATGNWGCGVFGGDPEVKIMLQWLAISQSGRPFMSYYTFGLQALQNVNQVVERIGLQEMNVGELWSKLVEYSTERFSRRTKLGFFSWLITSHSLPPIE